The window CGTGCAATGGCCTTAAATATTTCCTATTCGGCATGGGCGATTATCATTAGTGCGATTTTCCTTGGCGCTCCGCTTACGTTGAAAATGTTCTTCTTTAGTATTATGATATTGGTGGGTTCTGTTCTGACAGTAGCGGGACCGGATGAATTTACCTTTAAAAAACTATTTTCAAGACGAAGTGTAGGAGAACCGATTAAATGAGAGCGATTCTATTAGCAGCAGGAATGGGCACAAGGCTGAGACCGTTAACGCTGACAACGCCTAAATCACTTGTTCCGGTTAACGGCAAGCCGATGCTCGAGATTCAAATTGAGTATTTGCAGGAAATTGGTGTTGAAGAGATTATCGTTGTGACAGGCTATTTACGGGAAAAATTTGCGTATTTGGTTGAGAAGTATGGTGTGACCCTTGTCCATAATGATAAATATGATGTTTATAACAATATTTATACGATGTATTTGGTGAAGGAATATCTGCCAGGGGCTTATGTGATTGATGCGGATAATTATTTGACGCGAAACTTCCTTTTAAAGAATCCCGAGCGTTCGATGTATTTTAGTGCGATTAAGAAGGATTTTAAGGACGAATGGGTCATTAAGTATGATGAGAACTTAAAAATCTATGAGCTGGAAGTCTGCAGCGATGTCGAGGATTATATCCTTTGTGGGATTTCCTATTGGTCTGTCGAGGACGGTGCGTACATTGTCGGGAAATTGGAAGATGCGATTGCCGGCGGAGATTTCACGAACCTGTATTGGGATAATATTGTGAAGGATAATATTAAAAACTTGAATGTCTATTTGCAAAAAATCAATTCAGACGACAGCTATGAGATTGATTCACTTGAGGATTATGAACGCGTGCAGAAATTAGTGAAGAATTCTTGAGTGGTTTGAGAAAATGAGAAAACGAAAACACCTAAGGCTTCGGCTTTAGGTGTTTTTTGTGCGCCTAGCTTGATGAAGGGAGACTAAAGGTGGAATAGAGGAGAATTTATCGTATGTGGTTTACCGTAAATTTCCAAGAAGGGAGGAGAATTTGCCGAAATTCGTATATTTTTGTAACAATTCCCATCAAATCCCTTCACAACCACAAACCAACCGTATATCATTGAATACGTACTAGGACAATGCTGGCACCAACAGGGACAGCGCCTTCACTACGGTGACGCATTACCTCGCCGGGGGACAGTCCCCCGGCGAGGTAACGCGTCACCGCAGTGGGGGACAGTCCCCCGGTGCTTTAGAGCACTAAACTAGATTATTATATCATAGAAGGGATCGGAATGTTGAAGAAGAGAATTGTTTTTTTGATGTTGTTGGCTTTTTTGTTCGTTGGTTTTGGGGTACCATCACATGAGGCAAAGGCGGCGAGTGATTCGGGCTGGCAGCTGGAGAATGGTAACTGGTATTACTTTGACCATAATCAAAAGGCAACCGGCTGGCTGTATGAAGGGGAAGATTGGTATTATTTAGACTCCGCTGGTAAAATGCTGACTGGCTGGTATCTGGTTGGCGGAAAATGGTACTATTCCGATTGGAGCGGTCGGATGTTAACTGGCTGGATTCTTGACAATGATACCTGGTATTATTTGAACCATAACGGTGCTATGCAGACAGGCTGGCTATTGTATGGAAATGATTGGTATTACTTAAATGCCTCCGGTAAAATGCAGACCGGTTGGTACCAGCTTGGCGGTCTATGGTACTTCTCAAATGAGAGCGGAGTCATGCAAACTCGCTGGATTAAGGATAATGGAAAGGAATATTATCTAGATAAAAATGGTGTCTGGAATCCCAACCCAGTCTATCTTGAGGGGAGAATCATCGTGATTGACCCTGGTCATGGGGGACATGATAGTGGTGCAACTGCGGGCGGAGTCTATGAAAAAACCATCAATCTTGATGTAGGCTTAAAATTAAGAGATTACTTGACTAAGCACAATGCAACGGTACATATGACGAGAAGCACCGATGAATTTATTTCTCTAACGGATAGGGTGGCTTTTTCGAACAATATTGAACCAGATGCCTACATAAGTATTCACGTGAACTCAGCTTCAGGAAGTGCGGCAATCGGAATCGAAACCTATCACAATTCTCAAAAGGGTATTTTACCAAAGGAGAGTAAGGAGCTAGCGTCTGCGATTCAAAGTGAGCTATTAAAATCAACTGGTGCAAACGACCGAAAAGTAAAGGATGCCAACTTTGCTGTCACAAGAGGTAATTATACACCGGCTATACTAGTCGAAATGGGCTTCATTACAAATGATAGCGAAAGAGCTAATCTGACGAATAGCAGCTATCAGGATAAAATTGCAAAAGGTATTTATAACGGCTTAAGTGTGTTTTTTGACAGATAATAGAATAGCAAGTGAAACAAGCAGGGGCCAGTCATTGACTGGTTCCCTTTTTTTGTAAAGTAAGCTTCGAAAGTTGAACCAGATTGCTGTTTCACATTAAAGCGCTGGGGGACAGTCCCCCAGCGCTTTAATGCGTTACTACATTGGCTAGCAAGTTATTTCTTAA of the Bacillus tuaregi genome contains:
- a CDS encoding NTP transferase domain-containing protein, translated to MRAILLAAGMGTRLRPLTLTTPKSLVPVNGKPMLEIQIEYLQEIGVEEIIVVTGYLREKFAYLVEKYGVTLVHNDKYDVYNNIYTMYLVKEYLPGAYVIDADNYLTRNFLLKNPERSMYFSAIKKDFKDEWVIKYDENLKIYELEVCSDVEDYILCGISYWSVEDGAYIVGKLEDAIAGGDFTNLYWDNIVKDNIKNLNVYLQKINSDDSYEIDSLEDYERVQKLVKNS
- a CDS encoding N-acetylmuramoyl-L-alanine amidase, whose protein sequence is MLKKRIVFLMLLAFLFVGFGVPSHEAKAASDSGWQLENGNWYYFDHNQKATGWLYEGEDWYYLDSAGKMLTGWYLVGGKWYYSDWSGRMLTGWILDNDTWYYLNHNGAMQTGWLLYGNDWYYLNASGKMQTGWYQLGGLWYFSNESGVMQTRWIKDNGKEYYLDKNGVWNPNPVYLEGRIIVIDPGHGGHDSGATAGGVYEKTINLDVGLKLRDYLTKHNATVHMTRSTDEFISLTDRVAFSNNIEPDAYISIHVNSASGSAAIGIETYHNSQKGILPKESKELASAIQSELLKSTGANDRKVKDANFAVTRGNYTPAILVEMGFITNDSERANLTNSSYQDKIAKGIYNGLSVFFDR